The following coding sequences lie in one Rutidosis leptorrhynchoides isolate AG116_Rl617_1_P2 chromosome 4, CSIRO_AGI_Rlap_v1, whole genome shotgun sequence genomic window:
- the LOC139839738 gene encoding pentatricopeptide repeat-containing protein At4g39620, chloroplastic-like isoform X1: MAMNIYSSPMRNQFLQITSSDPFEINKIHFHLRYKTTTIITCGLRKPLRTRRRSDGVLSTEAIQAVQSLKLAAKNQSKLDQVFNSKLNRLLKDDLLDAFAELQRQQHLDLALKVFEFMRKEAWYEPDHSLYGDLMLMFGKKKAIDKVERLFSELMEEGLKPDTRTYTELIGAYLKVDMIDKAMETYELMKASGCTPDELTLTIMIRNLESAGRDELVAIVKNDCAKYVDSPKTFLKEVARKYPKRLRLNLV; this comes from the exons ATGGCGATGAACATTTATTCATCTCCGATGAGAAATCAATTTCTACAAATTACTTCTTCAGACCCCTTTGAAATCAATAAAATCCATTTCCATTTGAGATataaaacaacaacaataatcacttGTGGATTACGAAAACCGTTACGAACAAGAAGGCGTAGTGACGGTGTTTTGTCAACAGAAGCAATACAAGCTGTTCAATCACTCAAATTAGCTGCCAAAAATCAATCTAAATTAGATCAGGTATTCAATTCAAAGCTTAATCGTCTCTTAAAAGATGATTTATTGGATGCTTTTGCTGAACTGCAGAGGCAACAACACTTGGACCTTGCTCTCAAG GTGTTTGAATTTATGAGGAAGGAAGCATGGTATGAACCAGATCACTCATTGTATGGTGATTTAATGTTAATGTTTGGGAAGAAGAAAGCAATAGATAAAGTCGAAAGACTTTTCTCTGAGCTAATGGAAGAAGGCCTAAAACCTGACACCCGAACCTATACTGAACTAATTGGAGCATACCTCAAAGTGGATATGATAGACAAGGCAATGGAAACATATGAGTTGATGAAAGCATCAGGTTGCACTCCAGACGAGTTGACCTTAACGATCATGATAAGAAATCTTGAAAGTGCTGGCCGAGACGAGCTTGTTGCAATTGTAAAGAATGATTGTGCTAAATATGTGGATTCTCCAAAGACGTTTCTCAAGGAAGTTGCTAGAAAATAT
- the LOC139839738 gene encoding uncharacterized protein isoform X2, producing MAMNIYSSPMRNQFLQITSSDPFEINKIHFHLRYKTTTIITCGLRKPLRTRRRSDGVLSTEAIQAVQSLKLAAKNQSKLDQRQQHLDLALKVFEFMRKEAWYEPDHSLYGDLMLMFGKKKAIDKVERLFSELMEEGLKPDTRTYTELIGAYLKVDMIDKAMETYELMKASGCTPDELTLTIMIRNLESAGRDELVAIVKNDCAKYVDSPKTFLKEVARKYPKRLRLNLV from the exons ATGGCGATGAACATTTATTCATCTCCGATGAGAAATCAATTTCTACAAATTACTTCTTCAGACCCCTTTGAAATCAATAAAATCCATTTCCATTTGAGATataaaacaacaacaataatcacttGTGGATTACGAAAACCGTTACGAACAAGAAGGCGTAGTGACGGTGTTTTGTCAACAGAAGCAATACAAGCTGTTCAATCACTCAAATTAGCTGCCAAAAATCAATCTAAATTAGATCAG AGGCAACAACACTTGGACCTTGCTCTCAAG GTGTTTGAATTTATGAGGAAGGAAGCATGGTATGAACCAGATCACTCATTGTATGGTGATTTAATGTTAATGTTTGGGAAGAAGAAAGCAATAGATAAAGTCGAAAGACTTTTCTCTGAGCTAATGGAAGAAGGCCTAAAACCTGACACCCGAACCTATACTGAACTAATTGGAGCATACCTCAAAGTGGATATGATAGACAAGGCAATGGAAACATATGAGTTGATGAAAGCATCAGGTTGCACTCCAGACGAGTTGACCTTAACGATCATGATAAGAAATCTTGAAAGTGCTGGCCGAGACGAGCTTGTTGCAATTGTAAAGAATGATTGTGCTAAATATGTGGATTCTCCAAAGACGTTTCTCAAGGAAGTTGCTAGAAAATAT